One segment of Accipiter gentilis chromosome 26, bAccGen1.1, whole genome shotgun sequence DNA contains the following:
- the LOC126050794 gene encoding LOW QUALITY PROTEIN: sulfate transporter-like (The sequence of the model RefSeq protein was modified relative to this genomic sequence to represent the inferred CDS: deleted 1 base in 1 codon; substituted 1 base at 1 genomic stop codon) yields the protein MVRKEGKGNSSPGAMEDTSSQKSGQSKEVLSSLTPEESPANFVHVKLEEYEPADFSTKVLILKKAREVCTCNHQTIITFFCQLFPVLDWLPRYHIKTQLLGDVVSGLLVGIVAIPQSISYSLLASQDPIYGIYTNFFRNIIYVAMATSHHNFVGSFGILCLMIGQSVNRHLQLAGYSGDSSGSSLVGNSTSFSNGTGACDRSCYAITVALSLRFLVGLYQILLGVLQPGFVAVYLSEPLLSGFVTGSSLTIITSQMKYLLGLKIPRHEGVGSFLLTWVDLFRYIQKTNICDLFTSLVALAIRVPVKEINDRYKEKMKAPFPIVLLVVIVATVISYYFNFEEXYKSAVCGDIPTGFRKPTLPDTNLFSSLAVDALPIAVIGFAMTVSLAEIFGKKHGYAVRANQEMIAIGMCNLIPSFFYCFASSAALTKTLLKESMGTQTQVSGLVTSLVLLLVLLWIAPLFYSLQTSILGVVTIVNLRGGLRKFHDTPRMWQLSKLDTVVWWTTMLSFTLITTEIGLLVGICFALLCIIFRTQRPRAMLLGKVSNTEIYEDQSTYKQLSSIANIKIVRFESSLYYANKDYFKTVLYQKTGVNPILLAAKHQRVEAQANADAGKSKSFFGTRLDCLKPAKQRTEKPPADACPPSIDTHTLILECGAMQFIDTVGLSVLKEICHDYKEIGVQVLLANCNPSIHHRLREGGWAGGADSGGQLAFHSVHDAVRFAERPYHVQRESKEKKDAVLDPEDLNFQAPL from the exons ATGGTCCGGAAGGAAGGCAAAGGAAACAG CTCTCCTGGTGCAATGGAGGACACGTCAAGCCAGAAGTCAGGACAGAGCAAAGAGGTGCTGAGCTCCCTAACACCAGAAGAGAGTCCTGCCAATTTTGTACATGTCAAATTGGAGGAGTATGAGCCCGCAGACTTCAGCACCAAGGTTCTCATCctaaagaaagccagagaggTCTGCACATGCAATCATCAAACCATCATCACCTTCTTCTGTCAGCTGTTCCCAGTGCTGGACTGGCTTCCCCGTTACCACATCAAGACGCAGTTGCTTGGGGACGTCGTATCTGGGCTCCTGGTGGGGATAGTTGCCATCCCTCAGTCCATCTCCTACTCCCTCTTAGCCAGTCAGGATCCCATCTACGGAATCTACACCAACTTCTTCCGCAATATCATCTACGTCGCTATGGCCACGTCGCACCATAACTTCGTGGGCTCCTTCGGCATCCTGTGTCTGATGATTGGGCAGTCTGTGAACCGGCACCTCCAACTAGCAGGGTACAGCGGCGACAGCTCTGGCTCTTCACTGGTGGGCAACTCCACCTCCTTCAGTAATGGGACAGGAGCCTGTGACAGGAGCTGCTATGCCATCACTGTGGCCCTTTCCTTACGCTTTCTGGTTGGCCTTTACCAG ATCCTGCTGGGGGTTTTACAGCCGGGTTTTGTGGCTGTCTACCTGTCAGAACCTCTGCTCAGTGGCTTTGTGACTGGCTCCAGCCTCACCATTATCACCTCCCAGATGAAGTATCTCCTGGGACTGAAAATACCTCGTCACGAAGGGGTGGGGTCCTTCCTCCTGACATGGGTTGACCTTTTCAGATACATCCAGAAAACCAATATCTGTGACCTGTTCACCAGCCTGGTTGCTTTGGCTATCAGAGTGCCTGTCAAAGAGATCAATGACCGGTATAAGGAAAAGATGAAGGCCCCATTCCCCATAGTGCTGCTGGTGGTCATTGTAGCCACAGTAATATCTTACTACTTTAACTTCGAAGAGTGATACAAGTCTGCTGTTTGTGGGGATATCCCCACTGGTTTCAGGAAACCCACTCTACCAGATACAAACCTGTTTTCCAGCCTGGCAGTTGATGCTCTGCCCATTGCTGTTATTGGTTTTGCCATGACCGTCTCCCTGGCGGAAATCTTTGGCAAAAAGCACGGCTACGCTGTCCGTGCCAACCAAGAGATGATTGCCATTGGCATGTGCAACCTGATCCCTTCTTTCTTCTACTGCTttgccagctctgcagccctgaCCAAGACTCTGCTGAAGGAGTCCATGGGGACCCAGACCCAGGTGTCCGGCTTGGTCacctccctggtgctgctgctaGTGCTGCTGTGGATCGCCCCACTCTTCTACTCGCTGCAGACCTCCATCCTGGGGGTGGTCACCATTGTCAACCTGCGG GGGGGCCTGAGGAAGTTCCATGATACCCCCCGCATGTGGCAGCTCAGCAAGCTGGACACGGTGGTGTGGTGGACAACCATGCTGTCCTTCACACTGATCACCACAGAGATTGGGCTCCTCGTGGGCATCTGCTTCGCTCTGCTCTGCATCATCTTCCGCACACAGAGACCCAGGGCCATGCTCCTGGGCAAGGTCAGCAACACAGAAATCTATGAGGACCAGTCCACTTACAAGCAGCTCAGCAGTATTGCTAACATCAAAATCGTCCGCTTCGAGTCATCCCTCTACTATGCCAACAAGGACTATTTCAAGACAGTTCTCTACCAGAAAACTGGGGTAAATCCCATCTTGCTGGCTGCTAAGCACCAAAGGGTGGAGGCCCAGGCAAATGCAGACGCAGGCAAAAGCAAGAGCTTTTTCGGCACCAGGCTTGACTGCCTGAAACCTGCCAAGCAAAGGACTGAGAAGCCTCCAGCAGATGCCTGTCCTCCCTCCATAGATACGCACACCTTAATCCTTGAGTGTGGGGCAATGCAGTTCATAGATACTGTGGGTCTCTCTGTGCTAAAGGAGATATGTCATGACTACAAGGAGATTGGTGTCCAGGTGCTCCTGGCCAACTGCAACCCTTCCATCCACCACCGGCTCCgggagggaggctgggctggTGGGGCAGACAGCGGTGGTCAGCTGGCTTTCCACAGCGTCCACGATGCAGTGCGGTTTGCTGAACGGCCGTACCACGTGCAGCGGGAGAGCAAGGAGAAGAAGGATGCTGTCCTGGACCCCGAAGACCTGAACTTCCAGGCGCCATTGTAG